One segment of Enterobacter ludwigii DNA contains the following:
- a CDS encoding crotonase/enoyl-CoA hydratase family protein, which produces MTVINQPTCTLFTDTERFTQLSAYYEEERHTIWMMLRAQPRPCFNHALIEEIMNLSWLVRQSGYLVDFWVTGSLVPEMYNAGGDLQFFVECIQNGRREALRAYARACVDCVHAASRGFDTGAVSLAMVEGSALGGGFEAALAHHFVLSQRDARLGFPEIAFNLFPGMGAYSLVARRAGMKLAEELIYKGESHTAEWYEQHGLVDVLFEPGQSYVSVRTFIDTLRPKLNGVRAMLRARTRVLQLPRSELMDITEDWVDAAFCLEPKDIAYMERLVMLQNRHHGALRKAS; this is translated from the coding sequence ATGACAGTTATCAACCAGCCTACCTGCACCCTGTTTACCGATACTGAACGTTTCACACAGTTGTCAGCCTACTACGAGGAAGAGCGGCACACCATCTGGATGATGCTGCGGGCGCAACCTCGTCCTTGTTTTAATCATGCGTTAATTGAGGAGATCATGAACCTCTCCTGGCTGGTTCGCCAGTCCGGGTATCTGGTCGATTTTTGGGTAACCGGGTCACTGGTTCCTGAAATGTATAACGCGGGAGGCGATTTACAGTTCTTCGTAGAGTGCATTCAAAATGGACGGCGTGAAGCGTTACGCGCGTATGCACGTGCCTGCGTCGACTGTGTCCACGCAGCGTCTCGGGGGTTTGATACGGGCGCGGTCTCTCTGGCGATGGTTGAAGGCAGCGCGCTAGGCGGTGGGTTTGAGGCTGCGCTGGCACACCATTTTGTTCTCTCTCAGCGCGATGCCCGTCTGGGCTTCCCGGAAATTGCCTTCAACCTGTTCCCGGGCATGGGGGCATATTCGCTGGTCGCACGTCGGGCAGGGATGAAACTGGCGGAAGAACTCATCTATAAGGGGGAGTCGCATACGGCAGAATGGTACGAACAACATGGATTGGTCGATGTGCTGTTTGAGCCCGGGCAGAGCTACGTCTCCGTCAGAACCTTCATCGACACGCTGCGGCCGAAGCTGAACGGGGTAAGGGCGATGTTGCGCGCCCGAACCCGGGTACTGCAACTGCCGCGCAGTGAACTGATGGATATCACGGAAGACTGGGTTGATGCGGCGTTCTGCCTCGAGCCAAAAGATATCGCCTATATGGAGCGTCTGGTGATGCTGCAAAACCGCCATCATGGGGCATTACGCAAAGCCAGTTAA
- the fabI gene encoding enoyl-ACP reductase FabI, with translation MGFLSGKRILVTGVASKLSIAYGIAQAMHREGAELAFTYQNDKLKGRVEEFAAQLGSSLVLECDVAQDESIDGMFAELAKAWPKFDGFVHSIGFAPGDQLDGDYVNAVTRDGFKIAHDISSYSFVAMAKSCRAMLNPGAALLTLSYLGAERAIPNYNVMGLAKASLEANVRYMANAMGPEGVRVNAISAGPIRTLAASGIKDFRKMLAHCEAVTPIRRTVTIEDVGNSAAFLCSDLSAGISGEVVHVDGGFNIAAMNELEIK, from the coding sequence ATGGGTTTTCTTTCCGGTAAGCGCATTCTGGTAACTGGCGTTGCCAGCAAACTGTCCATCGCATACGGCATCGCACAGGCTATGCATCGCGAAGGCGCTGAGCTGGCGTTCACCTACCAGAACGACAAGCTGAAAGGCCGTGTAGAAGAGTTTGCCGCGCAGCTGGGTTCCAGCCTTGTTCTGGAATGCGACGTTGCACAAGACGAAAGCATCGATGGCATGTTTGCTGAACTGGCAAAAGCATGGCCGAAATTCGACGGTTTCGTTCACTCCATCGGCTTCGCTCCTGGCGATCAGCTGGACGGCGACTACGTGAACGCGGTAACCCGTGATGGCTTCAAAATCGCTCACGACATCAGCTCCTACAGCTTCGTGGCAATGGCTAAATCTTGCCGTGCGATGTTGAACCCAGGCGCAGCTCTGCTGACCCTGTCCTATCTGGGCGCAGAACGTGCTATCCCTAACTACAACGTTATGGGTCTGGCTAAAGCGTCTCTGGAAGCAAACGTCCGCTACATGGCGAACGCGATGGGTCCAGAAGGTGTGCGTGTGAACGCTATCTCCGCGGGTCCAATCCGTACCCTGGCAGCTTCCGGTATCAAAGATTTCCGTAAAATGCTGGCGCACTGCGAAGCGGTTACGCCGATTCGTCGTACCGTTACCATTGAAGATGTGGGTAACTCTGCAGCGTTCCTGTGCTCTGACCTTTCCGCGGGTATCTCCGGCGAAGTGGTTCACGTTGACGGCGGCTTCAACATCGCTGCAATGAACGAGCTGGAAATTAAATAA
- the osmB gene encoding osmotically-inducible lipoprotein OsmB, giving the protein MTLTSKKLAAAVLAITVAMSLSACSNWSKRDRNTAIGAGAGALGGAVLTDGSTLGTLGGAAVGGIIGHQVGK; this is encoded by the coding sequence ATGACCTTAACCAGCAAAAAATTAGCCGCCGCTGTTCTGGCAATCACTGTAGCAATGTCCCTGAGCGCTTGCTCTAACTGGTCTAAACGTGACCGCAACACCGCAATTGGTGCCGGTGCTGGTGCTCTGGGCGGTGCGGTATTAACAGATGGTAGTACGCTGGGTACATTAGGTGGCGCTGCTGTCGGTGGTATTATCGGTCACCAGGTCGGCAAATAA
- a CDS encoding exoribonuclease II: MFQDNPLLAQLKQQLHSQTPRAEGVVKATEKGFGFLEVDAQKSYFIPPPQMKKVMHGDRITAVIHTEKERESAEPEELIEPFLTRFVGKVQRKDDRLSIVPDHPLLKDAIPCRAARGVEHDFKEGDWAVAEMRRHPLKGDRGFYAELTQFITFGDDHFVPWWVTLARHNLEKEAPDGVATEMQDEGLTRRDLTALEFVTIDSASTEDMDDALYAEESADGKLHLTVAIADPTAWIVEGSKLDDMAKVRSFTNYLPGFNIPMLPRELSDDLCSLRPNEVRPVLACRMTIAADGAIEDDIEFFAATIESKAKLAYDNVSDWLENTGTWKPESDAIAAQIRLLHRICLNRGEWRKTHALVFKDRPDYRFVLGEKGEVLNIVAEPRRIANRIVEEAMISANICAARVLRDKLGFGIYNVHTGFDPANTEALAALLKNHDVHVDPEEVLTLQGFCKLRRELDAQPSGFLDSRIRRFQSFAEISTEPGPHFGLGLEAYATWTSPIRKYGDMVNHRLLKAIIKGESIARPQNDTTLQMAERRRLNRMAERDVGDWLYARYLQDKAGTDTRFAAEIIDISRGGMRVRLVDNGAVAFIPAPFLHAVRDELVCSQENGTVQIKGETVYKVTDVIDVNIAEVRMETRSVIARPVA; this comes from the coding sequence ATGTTTCAGGACAACCCGCTGCTAGCGCAGCTTAAACAGCAACTGCATTCCCAGACGCCGCGTGCAGAAGGGGTCGTAAAAGCCACGGAAAAGGGCTTTGGCTTCCTTGAAGTTGATGCGCAGAAAAGCTACTTCATTCCGCCACCGCAGATGAAGAAAGTGATGCATGGCGACCGCATTACGGCCGTCATTCATACCGAAAAGGAACGTGAGTCCGCCGAGCCGGAAGAACTGATCGAACCGTTCCTGACCCGCTTCGTGGGCAAGGTCCAGCGAAAAGACGATCGTCTTTCTATCGTGCCGGATCATCCCCTGCTGAAAGATGCCATTCCTTGCCGCGCCGCCCGTGGTGTTGAGCATGATTTCAAAGAAGGTGACTGGGCCGTAGCAGAAATGCGCCGTCATCCTCTGAAAGGCGATCGTGGCTTTTATGCTGAACTGACCCAGTTCATCACCTTTGGCGACGACCATTTCGTGCCATGGTGGGTGACGCTTGCACGCCATAATCTTGAGAAAGAAGCGCCAGACGGCGTAGCGACTGAAATGCAGGACGAAGGCCTGACGCGTCGCGACCTCACTGCCCTGGAGTTTGTCACTATCGACAGCGCCAGCACAGAAGATATGGATGATGCGCTGTATGCGGAAGAGAGCGCTGATGGCAAATTGCATTTGACCGTCGCCATTGCCGATCCCACCGCCTGGATCGTTGAAGGCAGCAAGCTGGACGATATGGCAAAAGTCCGATCGTTCACTAACTACCTGCCGGGCTTCAACATCCCCATGTTGCCGCGCGAACTGTCAGATGACCTCTGCTCACTGCGTCCAAATGAAGTGCGTCCGGTCCTTGCCTGCCGCATGACCATCGCCGCCGATGGCGCGATCGAAGACGATATTGAATTTTTTGCCGCAACCATCGAATCGAAAGCCAAGCTGGCCTACGACAATGTTTCCGACTGGCTTGAGAATACCGGCACCTGGAAACCGGAATCAGACGCGATTGCCGCACAGATCCGCCTGCTGCACCGCATTTGTCTGAACCGCGGCGAGTGGCGTAAAACCCATGCGCTGGTCTTTAAGGATCGTCCGGACTATCGCTTTGTCCTGGGTGAAAAAGGTGAAGTGCTGAATATCGTGGCCGAACCGCGTCGCATTGCGAACCGCATTGTTGAAGAAGCGATGATTTCTGCCAACATTTGTGCCGCTCGCGTCCTGCGTGACAAGCTGGGCTTTGGTATTTACAACGTCCACACCGGTTTTGATCCGGCCAATACCGAAGCGCTGGCGGCCCTGCTGAAGAACCACGATGTGCACGTTGACCCTGAAGAAGTGCTGACGCTGCAGGGCTTCTGTAAGCTGCGCCGCGAGCTGGATGCACAGCCATCCGGTTTCCTCGACAGCCGCATCCGTCGTTTCCAGTCCTTTGCTGAAATCAGCACCGAGCCGGGTCCACACTTTGGCCTCGGCCTGGAAGCCTACGCGACCTGGACGTCACCTATTCGTAAGTATGGCGACATGGTCAACCACCGTCTGCTGAAGGCGATCATTAAGGGTGAGTCCATTGCGCGTCCGCAAAATGACACCACCCTGCAGATGGCCGAACGACGTCGCCTGAACCGTATGGCGGAACGTGACGTGGGAGACTGGCTGTACGCACGCTACCTGCAGGATAAAGCGGGTACAGATACTCGCTTCGCCGCAGAAATCATTGATATCAGCCGGGGCGGTATGCGCGTTCGCCTGGTGGATAACGGCGCCGTCGCCTTTATCCCTGCCCCGTTCCTGCATGCCGTCCGTGACGAACTGGTCTGCAGTCAGGAGAATGGTACTGTGCAAATCAAAGGTGAAACAGTTTACAAAGTCACAGACGTGATTGACGTAAACATCGCTGAAGTTCGCATGGAAACCCGCAGCGTTATCGCGCGCCCGGTCGCCTGA
- a CDS encoding helix-turn-helix transcriptional regulator, whose translation MKEIINKHVIDWVEDNILSLEHIDRLVVKTGYSRRTLEIWFKHQFHQSLGEYMLRRRMSYAASLLRMTSLPVTEIAHIFQYHSGQGFARAFKKLTGKTPSQYRSDEIWDFQRYHPSLLLEGLRKPDVKICRLARTFSYNDTLTEYDHIFNPAIQDVTKRLRKLLLDHRGEVKEIAIRGRRPEGLDKSRENMAEVIIDYLSPDNTSHQKQEYHFSGKYAVMRYDGSWSAYGKLSKKNYLWVMSYHQFRLRNETHLMTFHSCSEDKVVFDIYIPIV comes from the coding sequence ATGAAAGAAATCATTAACAAACACGTTATAGACTGGGTTGAAGATAATATTTTATCTCTGGAGCATATCGACCGGCTGGTCGTAAAAACGGGTTACAGCAGAAGGACGCTCGAAATCTGGTTTAAACACCAATTCCACCAGTCGCTGGGTGAGTATATGCTCAGGAGACGAATGAGCTATGCCGCGTCTTTATTAAGGATGACGTCGCTGCCGGTCACCGAAATCGCTCACATTTTTCAGTATCATAGTGGACAGGGTTTTGCCCGCGCGTTTAAGAAATTGACCGGGAAAACACCGTCTCAATATCGAAGCGATGAAATATGGGACTTCCAGCGTTACCATCCTTCACTGTTATTAGAAGGGCTCCGTAAACCTGACGTGAAGATATGTCGGCTGGCGCGGACGTTTTCCTATAACGATACCCTGACGGAATATGATCATATTTTTAATCCTGCGATACAGGATGTGACCAAAAGACTGAGAAAACTTTTGCTTGATCATCGTGGGGAGGTAAAAGAAATCGCCATCAGGGGACGGCGTCCAGAAGGCCTGGATAAAAGCCGGGAAAACATGGCTGAAGTCATAATTGATTATCTGTCACCGGATAATACGTCGCACCAAAAACAGGAATATCATTTTTCCGGTAAATATGCCGTTATGCGGTATGACGGTAGCTGGAGCGCCTACGGTAAGCTCAGCAAAAAGAACTATTTGTGGGTAATGTCATATCATCAATTCAGGCTGCGTAATGAAACCCATTTAATGACGTTCCATTCCTGCTCCGAAGATAAGGTCGTATTTGATATTTATATACCCATAGTCTGA
- a CDS encoding CMD domain-containing protein, with product MEQRRFSGKGHWYHETQSNHAQTDVLPLVPEAANVDDRFLLDLALPDEIVAACTGWLTPARTLCHLLFPLSISVNRLHTLSAYDRLSTALTVAQACGVQRLCNHYAALLAPLPGPDSSRESNRRLAQITQYARQLASSPDVIDDKAQQQLDEVGLTTYDMVLINQIIGFIGFQARVVAVFQALLGHPVRWLPGHHIQPHTLPAAPESWVALLPVVELRYASAHQLESLSRWQAEPALEALTPVLSHEPILLDLTGEILVNSHDDISLDSPALSAAIDLLTRSPDRFSAAQFTPLTEQGLPAVRAIKLLTRSAMDGWLERLKVAFGKGE from the coding sequence ATGGAACAACGCCGTTTTTCCGGCAAAGGCCACTGGTACCACGAAACCCAGTCAAACCACGCGCAGACGGATGTTCTGCCTCTGGTGCCCGAAGCCGCTAACGTCGACGATCGTTTTTTGCTCGATTTAGCCCTGCCTGACGAGATTGTCGCCGCCTGTACTGGCTGGCTCACCCCTGCCAGAACCTTATGCCACCTGTTGTTTCCGCTCTCAATCTCCGTTAACCGGCTGCATACGCTCAGCGCCTACGACAGATTGAGTACTGCATTAACGGTCGCGCAGGCCTGTGGCGTCCAACGGTTGTGTAACCACTATGCCGCCCTCCTCGCCCCGCTTCCCGGCCCTGACTCCTCACGCGAAAGTAACCGCCGCCTGGCACAAATCACCCAGTACGCCCGTCAGCTCGCCAGCTCACCTGATGTCATCGATGATAAAGCACAGCAGCAGCTTGATGAGGTGGGCCTGACAACCTACGACATGGTGCTTATTAATCAGATTATCGGCTTTATCGGTTTTCAGGCACGCGTGGTGGCCGTCTTTCAGGCCCTGCTGGGGCATCCTGTACGCTGGCTACCCGGCCACCATATTCAGCCGCACACGCTGCCAGCCGCTCCTGAGTCCTGGGTGGCGCTTTTACCTGTCGTTGAACTGCGTTATGCCAGCGCGCATCAGCTTGAATCGCTTTCCCGCTGGCAGGCCGAACCCGCTCTTGAAGCGCTGACGCCAGTACTCAGCCATGAGCCCATCCTGCTCGACCTGACGGGTGAGATCCTGGTAAACAGCCATGATGATATTTCTCTTGATTCGCCGGCGCTTTCGGCGGCAATCGACTTGTTGACGCGTTCTCCGGACCGCTTCAGTGCCGCACAGTTCACCCCGCTCACTGAACAAGGACTGCCTGCGGTACGGGCGATAAAACTGCTCACCCGGAGCGCGATGGATGGCTGGCTTGAACGCCTGAAAGTCGCGTTTGGCAAAGGGGAATAA
- a CDS encoding DNA-binding transcriptional regulator YciT — MNSRQQIILQMVIDQGRVSVVDLAKTTGVSEVTIRQDLNLLEKQSYLRRAHGYAVPLDSEDVETRMMNNYALKRELAEFAASLVNNGETVFIENGSSNALLARTLAEQKDVTIITVSSYIAHLLKETRCEVILLGGIYQKKSESMVGPLTRQYVQQVHFSKAFIGIDGWQPETGFTGRDMMRSDVVNAVLEKECEAIVLTDSSKFGAVHPYTMGPVSRFSRVITDERLSDEHRIKLEDDGLIVNIIKKSS; from the coding sequence ATGAATTCCCGACAACAAATCATTTTGCAGATGGTCATTGACCAGGGACGCGTCAGCGTAGTCGATCTCGCTAAAACCACCGGCGTTTCAGAAGTCACCATCCGCCAGGATCTTAACCTGCTGGAGAAACAGAGCTACCTGCGTCGTGCGCATGGATATGCGGTCCCGCTCGATAGCGAGGATGTTGAGACGCGCATGATGAACAACTACGCCCTGAAGCGTGAGCTGGCGGAGTTTGCCGCGTCTTTAGTTAACAATGGCGAGACGGTGTTTATCGAAAACGGCAGTAGCAATGCCTTACTGGCGCGCACGCTTGCCGAACAGAAAGACGTTACTATCATCACGGTCAGTAGCTATATCGCGCATCTGCTCAAAGAGACCCGCTGCGAGGTGATCCTGCTGGGCGGCATTTACCAGAAAAAAAGCGAAAGCATGGTTGGCCCCCTGACCCGCCAGTATGTTCAGCAGGTCCATTTCAGTAAGGCCTTTATTGGTATTGATGGCTGGCAGCCAGAAACGGGCTTCACCGGCCGCGATATGATGCGTTCTGATGTGGTGAATGCGGTGCTGGAAAAAGAGTGTGAGGCCATTGTGCTGACTGATAGCTCAAAATTTGGCGCCGTTCACCCTTATACCATGGGGCCAGTCTCTCGCTTTAGCCGCGTAATTACCGACGAACGTTTGAGCGATGAGCATCGTATTAAACTGGAAGATGACGGTCTTATCGTCAATATTATTAAAAAGTCGTCCTGA
- a CDS encoding helix-turn-helix domain-containing protein has product MKDSISKYILTWVEENNFSILHIDQLVKDTGYSRRTIETWFKEKYHLSLGEYILRRRLSLAAIMLRMTSLPVTDIAYLFHYQSSQGFSRAFKKMTGLTPSEYRNAKEWDFDILQPSFLLDDLQTPKITLCELNEIFPYTHEIIEHDHLFDTAVHDVTKKIKKLLLENRDRIQQLAIVPRRPERLGKSRSYLVEVLISYCLDSTKTTKKDTLLLTGKYAKMSFEGSWESYSAYNKIAFVKAMVTNRLTLRDGIHLMRFNACSDERVNFDIYIPVL; this is encoded by the coding sequence ATGAAAGATAGTATTAGTAAATATATTCTCACCTGGGTAGAGGAAAATAATTTTTCTATTTTACATATTGATCAACTGGTTAAAGATACCGGGTATAGCAGAAGAACCATCGAAACATGGTTTAAAGAGAAATATCACCTCTCTTTAGGTGAGTACATCCTAAGGAGAAGGCTGAGCCTTGCGGCCATCATGCTCAGAATGACGTCGCTTCCCGTTACGGACATTGCTTATTTATTTCACTACCAAAGCAGCCAGGGGTTTTCAAGAGCCTTTAAAAAGATGACGGGACTCACCCCTTCTGAATACAGAAATGCAAAAGAGTGGGATTTTGATATCCTTCAGCCCTCATTTTTATTAGACGATCTTCAAACACCCAAAATAACACTCTGTGAACTCAATGAGATTTTTCCGTATACCCATGAGATTATAGAGCACGATCATCTTTTTGATACAGCGGTGCACGATGTCACTAAAAAAATCAAAAAACTCCTGCTTGAGAATCGCGATCGGATCCAACAGCTTGCCATAGTGCCGCGCCGACCAGAACGTCTGGGTAAAAGCCGTTCCTATCTGGTAGAAGTCTTAATTTCATATTGTTTAGACAGCACTAAAACAACAAAGAAAGACACACTTTTACTTACCGGGAAATATGCAAAAATGTCCTTTGAAGGCAGCTGGGAGAGTTATAGCGCCTATAACAAAATTGCGTTTGTTAAGGCAATGGTGACGAACCGCCTGACGTTGCGCGATGGCATTCATTTAATGCGTTTTAACGCCTGCAGCGATGAGCGCGTTAACTTTGATATTTACATCCCTGTGTTATAA
- a CDS encoding GGDEF domain-containing protein, translating to MNNITLAEKMIVLSGALLFALMIAVNSFFVNDNPGFRVPMTTYLIVMIALFFLDTIIFIFTQMQYASDRSHLSLLILSMAFLSGLIYFIETIIVIQLPEDAGLTHTLKTNDTAVFYFFRQLSFIFLLGLAVWVEKHTARRRFTLRNKVWLALISLIPLVMFPVLAHALSSYNPTWTLTIAAYRPDQYHPVWDVRYVNALIVLWSALACYMTYVTRFSSGVWNSIIVVCLSAITYNFFLLLLDTYNLSLWYISRAVEVFSKLFVICTLLLHVFSLLRFFGDRVNRDPLTQIFNRKYFFEALQRLRMLRTEKGTSIMMLDIDNFKTINDTWGHPVGDRVILAVVDIIKDSIRDNDVFARLGGEEFGLLLPDTDRSMAVAVAERIRQNVEQRTGQGNLYAVPLTVTLSIGVCSAIQENVNSSDIIRDVDEALYEAKHGGKNRTVCRQAAGSV from the coding sequence ATGAATAACATTACGTTGGCTGAGAAAATGATCGTGCTGTCCGGTGCGCTGCTGTTTGCACTGATGATCGCGGTGAACTCCTTTTTTGTAAATGATAATCCAGGTTTCAGGGTACCCATGACAACCTATTTGATCGTCATGATTGCGCTATTTTTTCTGGATACCATTATCTTTATTTTTACCCAGATGCAGTATGCGTCTGACCGGTCTCATTTATCTCTGTTAATCCTGAGCATGGCGTTTCTGAGCGGTCTCATCTATTTCATAGAAACCATTATCGTCATTCAGCTTCCTGAAGACGCCGGGTTAACCCATACGCTAAAAACAAACGATACGGCGGTATTTTATTTTTTCCGCCAGTTAAGTTTTATTTTTTTGCTGGGGCTTGCTGTATGGGTGGAGAAACACACGGCACGGCGACGGTTCACATTACGGAATAAGGTCTGGCTGGCGCTAATATCGTTAATCCCCTTGGTTATGTTCCCGGTGCTGGCCCATGCGTTGAGCAGCTACAATCCAACCTGGACATTAACGATAGCCGCGTATCGCCCCGATCAGTATCATCCTGTCTGGGATGTCCGCTACGTTAACGCTCTGATAGTGCTCTGGTCGGCCCTGGCCTGCTACATGACTTACGTGACACGCTTTTCATCTGGCGTCTGGAACAGCATCATCGTGGTATGCCTTTCTGCGATCACCTATAACTTTTTCCTGCTCTTACTCGATACGTATAACCTGTCGCTCTGGTATATCAGCCGGGCGGTAGAAGTGTTCAGTAAACTATTTGTTATCTGTACCTTACTGTTACATGTCTTCAGCTTGCTGAGATTTTTTGGCGATCGGGTTAACCGCGATCCCCTTACGCAGATCTTCAACCGCAAGTATTTTTTTGAGGCACTTCAGCGGCTCCGCATGCTCAGAACAGAAAAGGGCACCAGCATTATGATGCTGGATATCGATAACTTTAAGACCATTAATGACACCTGGGGACATCCTGTGGGGGACCGCGTCATTCTGGCGGTCGTGGATATTATTAAAGACAGTATTCGTGATAATGACGTCTTTGCCAGACTGGGAGGTGAAGAGTTTGGCCTGCTGTTGCCCGACACGGACAGGAGTATGGCCGTAGCCGTCGCAGAACGGATTCGTCAGAATGTTGAGCAACGCACCGGGCAGGGTAACCTGTACGCGGTGCCCCTGACGGTAACGTTAAGTATTGGCGTGTGCTCAGCCATTCAGGAAAACGTCAACAGTAGCGATATCATTCGTGATGTGGATGAAGCACTGTATGAGGCCAAGCACGGTGGTAAAAACAGAACCGTGTGCAGACAGGCCGCAGGGTCGGTCTGA
- the pdeR gene encoding cyclic di-GMP phosphodiesterase has protein sequence MMDDLEQNLLFRYMGTHSPWWRMTADSNALHLAASENADVTEVVALDDEQAELIRQLTVITSSISMTLSLYGEDVPVHLVGRKITRNEWAGTASAWNDTPSVARDLAQGLSFAEQVVSEANSVIVILDHNGNIQRFNRLSEEYTGLKEQEVIGQNVFKLFMSRSEAAASKRNITGFFRNGSSYEVERWIKTRKGQRLFLFRNKFVHSGSGKNEIFLICSGTDITEERRAQERLRVLANTDTITGLPNRNAIHELISDAIASRGETQVGVVYLDLDNFKKVNDAYGHMFGDQLLQAVALAILSCLDDGQVLARLGGDEFIVMATDTSQGSLEAMASRILTRLRQPFRIGLIEIYTGCSLGIALAPQHGNDRESVIRNADTAMYTAKENGRGKFCVFSPEMNQRVFEYLWLDTNLRKALDNDQLLIHYQPKITWRGEIRSLEALVRWQSPERGLIPPLEFISYAEESGLIVPLGRWVMLDVVRQVAKWRDKGINLRVAVNVSARQLADQTIFSDLKQALKDLDFEYCPIDVELTESCLIENEELALSVIQQFSKLGAQIHLDDFGTGYSSLSQLARFPIDAIKLDQSFVRGIHKQSISQSLVRAIVAVAQALNLQVIAEGVESAKEDAFLTKNGVNERQGFLFAKPMPAAAFERWLKRYQSRKQR, from the coding sequence ATGATGGACGATCTGGAGCAGAATTTGCTGTTTCGTTACATGGGTACGCATAGCCCCTGGTGGCGAATGACAGCTGACAGCAATGCTCTGCACCTTGCCGCCAGCGAAAATGCCGATGTGACTGAGGTGGTGGCGCTGGATGATGAACAAGCCGAACTCATCCGCCAGTTAACCGTCATTACCTCCAGCATCTCCATGACGCTCTCGTTGTACGGCGAAGATGTCCCGGTTCATCTTGTGGGGCGCAAAATAACCCGAAATGAATGGGCCGGCACCGCGTCAGCGTGGAACGATACGCCCTCCGTGGCTCGTGACCTGGCTCAGGGCCTCTCTTTTGCTGAACAGGTTGTCTCTGAAGCCAACTCCGTCATCGTTATTCTCGATCATAACGGCAATATTCAGCGTTTTAACCGGCTGAGTGAAGAATATACCGGTCTGAAAGAACAAGAAGTTATTGGCCAGAACGTGTTCAAGCTGTTTATGAGCCGGAGCGAAGCGGCAGCTTCAAAGCGCAATATCACCGGTTTTTTTCGCAACGGCAGCTCCTACGAGGTCGAACGCTGGATCAAAACGCGTAAAGGGCAACGGCTGTTTTTGTTCAGAAACAAGTTTGTTCATAGCGGCAGCGGCAAAAATGAAATTTTCCTTATCTGTTCCGGCACCGACATTACCGAGGAGCGCCGCGCCCAGGAGCGTCTGCGCGTGCTGGCCAATACCGACACCATTACCGGTTTACCAAACCGTAATGCGATCCACGAACTGATTTCTGATGCCATCGCCAGCCGCGGTGAAACGCAGGTAGGCGTGGTGTATCTCGACCTGGATAACTTTAAAAAGGTCAACGATGCCTATGGGCATATGTTTGGCGACCAGCTATTGCAGGCTGTCGCTCTGGCCATTCTGAGCTGTCTGGATGACGGTCAGGTGCTGGCGCGACTTGGCGGCGATGAGTTTATTGTCATGGCCACAGATACCTCTCAGGGCTCTCTGGAAGCCATGGCGTCGCGGATCTTAACCCGTCTGCGCCAGCCGTTCAGAATCGGCCTGATAGAAATTTACACCGGTTGCTCGCTCGGTATCGCCCTCGCCCCCCAGCACGGTAACGACAGGGAAAGCGTCATCCGTAATGCCGATACCGCCATGTACACGGCGAAAGAGAATGGCCGGGGCAAGTTCTGCGTCTTCTCACCTGAGATGAACCAGCGCGTATTTGAATATCTCTGGCTGGATACCAACCTGCGTAAAGCGCTGGATAACGATCAGCTTCTGATTCATTACCAGCCTAAAATTACCTGGCGGGGTGAAATCCGAAGTCTTGAAGCGCTGGTGCGCTGGCAGTCGCCGGAACGCGGTTTAATCCCTCCGCTGGAGTTTATCTCTTATGCCGAGGAGTCGGGATTGATTGTCCCGCTGGGCCGCTGGGTGATGCTTGATGTGGTGCGCCAGGTGGCTAAATGGCGCGATAAGGGGATTAATCTGCGCGTGGCGGTCAACGTCTCCGCACGTCAGCTGGCCGACCAGACCATTTTCAGCGATTTAAAGCAGGCGCTGAAGGATTTGGATTTTGAATACTGCCCTATCGACGTTGAACTCACGGAAAGCTGCCTTATCGAAAACGAAGAGCTGGCGCTCTCTGTGATCCAGCAGTTCAGCAAGCTTGGCGCGCAAATTCATCTTGATGATTTCGGCACCGGCTACTCGTCTCTGTCGCAGCTGGCGCGGTTCCCTATCGACGCCATTAAACTCGATCAATCCTTCGTCAGGGGTATTCATAAACAATCGATCTCCCAGTCTCTGGTGCGGGCCATCGTCGCGGTGGCACAGGCATTAAACCTGCAGGTCATTGCTGAAGGGGTCGAGAGCGCGAAAGAAGACGCCTTTCTGACCAAGAACGGCGTCAACGAACGGCAGGGCTTTCTCTTCGCTAAGCCGATGCCCGCTGCCGCATTCGAGCGATGGCTAAAGCGATATCAGTCGCGAAAACAACGTTAA